In the genome of Streptomyces sp. NBC_00190, one region contains:
- the tal gene encoding transaldolase — protein MTDALKRLSDEGVAIWLDDLSRKRITSGNLAELIDQSHVVGVTTNPAIFQKAISGGEGYERQLTDLATRKVTVDEALRMITTADVRDAADILRPVYDRTDGQDGRVSIEVDPRLAHQTAATVAEAKQLAWLVDRPNTLIKIPATKAGLPAITEVIGKGISVNVTLIFSLARYREVMDAYLAGLEKAKAAGLDLSLIHSVASFFVSRVDSEIDKRLDAVGTDEAKALKGKAALANARLAYEAYEEVFSSDRWNALERVGANKQRALWASTGVKDPAYKDTLYVDDLVAPNTVNTMPEATLEATADHGRITGDTVRGTYAQARAELDAVAKLGISYDDVVQLLEDEGVEKFEASWNDLLKSTEAELERLAPTEA, from the coding sequence ATGACAGACGCACTCAAGCGCCTCTCCGACGAGGGCGTGGCGATCTGGCTGGACGACCTGTCCCGCAAGCGCATCACGTCCGGCAACCTGGCCGAGCTCATCGACCAGTCGCACGTGGTCGGTGTCACCACCAACCCGGCGATCTTCCAGAAGGCCATCAGCGGCGGCGAGGGCTACGAGCGGCAGCTCACCGACCTCGCGACGCGCAAGGTCACCGTGGACGAGGCCCTGCGCATGATCACGACGGCGGACGTCCGCGACGCCGCCGACATCCTGCGCCCGGTCTACGACCGCACGGACGGCCAGGACGGCCGCGTATCCATCGAGGTCGACCCCCGTCTGGCCCACCAGACCGCGGCGACCGTGGCCGAGGCCAAGCAGCTGGCCTGGCTGGTGGACCGCCCGAACACGCTCATCAAGATCCCGGCGACCAAGGCCGGCCTGCCGGCGATCACCGAGGTCATCGGCAAGGGCATCAGCGTCAATGTCACGCTGATCTTCTCGCTGGCGCGCTACCGCGAGGTCATGGACGCGTACCTGGCGGGTCTGGAGAAGGCCAAGGCCGCCGGCCTGGACCTCTCCCTGATCCACTCGGTCGCCTCCTTCTTCGTGTCCCGCGTGGACAGCGAGATCGACAAGCGCCTGGACGCCGTCGGCACCGACGAGGCGAAGGCCCTCAAGGGCAAGGCGGCGCTCGCCAACGCCCGCCTGGCCTACGAGGCGTACGAGGAGGTCTTCTCCTCCGACCGGTGGAACGCCCTGGAGCGTGTCGGCGCCAACAAGCAGCGTGCGCTGTGGGCCTCGACGGGCGTCAAGGACCCGGCGTACAAGGACACCCTGTACGTGGACGACCTGGTCGCCCCGAACACGGTGAACACCATGCCGGAGGCCACCCTGGAGGCCACCGCCGACCACGGCCGGATCACGGGCGACACCGTGCGCGGGACCTACGCGCAGGCGCGCGCCGAGCTCGACGCGGTCGCGAAGCTGGGCATCTCGTACGACGATGTGGTGCAGCTGCTCGAGGACGAGGGCGTCGAGAAGTTCGAGGCGTCCTGGAACGACCTGCTGAAGTCGACCGAGGCGGAGCTTGAGCGCCTCGCCCCCACGGAGGCCTGA
- the zwf gene encoding glucose-6-phosphate dehydrogenase: MSVNGANPLRDAQDRRLPRIAGPSGLVIFGVTGDLSRKKLMPAIYDLANRGLLPPGFSLIGFARREWEHEDFAQEVYEAVKQHSRTPFREEVWQQLVQGCRFVQGDFDDDAAFETLKSTIDDLDKAQGTGGNFAFYLSVPPKFFPKVVQQLKNHGLAQKEGSWRRAVIEKPFGHDLKSAEELNKVVHEVFPRDEVFRIDHYLGKETVQNILALRFANTMFEPIWNRSYVDHVQITMAEDIGIGGRAGYYDGIGAARDVIQNHLLQLLALTAMEEPGSFHPKALVAEKLKVLTAVELPEDLGKHTVRGQYSAAWQGGEKVVGYLEEDGIDPKSKTDTYAAIRLEINNRRWAGVPFYLRTGKRLGRRVTEIAVVFKRAPYLPFESGATEELGQNALVIRVQPDEGVTVRFGSKVPGTSMEVRDVTMDFAYGESFTESSPEAYERLILDVLLGDANLFPRHQEVELSWNILDPIEEYWDKHGKPAQYPAGTWGPVEADEMLARDGRSWRRP, encoded by the coding sequence TTGTCTGTAAACGGAGCGAACCCGCTTCGTGACGCACAGGACCGGCGGCTCCCGCGTATCGCGGGGCCGTCCGGCCTGGTCATTTTCGGCGTTACGGGTGACCTGTCGCGCAAGAAGCTGATGCCCGCCATCTACGACCTGGCGAACCGGGGGCTGCTGCCGCCGGGCTTCTCGCTGATCGGCTTCGCCCGCCGTGAATGGGAGCACGAGGACTTCGCCCAGGAGGTGTACGAGGCCGTCAAGCAGCACTCGCGCACCCCCTTCCGGGAGGAGGTCTGGCAGCAGCTGGTGCAGGGCTGCCGCTTCGTGCAGGGCGATTTCGACGACGACGCGGCGTTCGAGACCCTGAAGTCCACGATCGACGACCTGGACAAGGCCCAGGGCACGGGCGGCAATTTCGCCTTCTACCTGTCCGTGCCGCCGAAGTTCTTCCCCAAGGTGGTCCAGCAGCTCAAGAACCACGGGCTGGCGCAGAAGGAGGGATCCTGGCGGCGTGCCGTCATCGAGAAGCCCTTCGGGCACGACCTGAAGAGCGCCGAGGAGCTCAACAAGGTCGTCCACGAGGTCTTCCCGCGTGACGAGGTCTTCCGGATCGACCACTACCTCGGCAAGGAGACCGTCCAGAACATCCTGGCGCTCCGCTTCGCCAACACCATGTTCGAGCCGATCTGGAACCGGTCGTACGTCGACCACGTGCAGATCACCATGGCCGAGGACATCGGCATCGGCGGCCGGGCCGGCTACTACGACGGCATCGGCGCGGCCCGTGACGTCATCCAGAACCACCTGCTGCAGCTGCTCGCGCTGACGGCGATGGAGGAGCCGGGCTCCTTCCACCCCAAGGCGCTGGTGGCCGAGAAGCTCAAGGTGCTGACCGCCGTGGAGCTGCCCGAGGACCTGGGCAAGCACACCGTGCGCGGCCAGTACTCGGCGGCGTGGCAGGGCGGCGAGAAGGTCGTCGGGTACCTCGAAGAGGACGGCATCGACCCCAAGTCGAAGACCGACACCTACGCGGCCATCCGCCTGGAGATCAACAACCGCCGCTGGGCGGGCGTCCCCTTCTACCTGCGGACCGGCAAGCGCCTGGGCCGCCGGGTGACCGAGATCGCGGTGGTCTTCAAGCGGGCCCCGTACCTCCCGTTCGAGTCGGGCGCGACCGAGGAGCTGGGGCAGAACGCCCTGGTCATCCGGGTCCAGCCGGACGAGGGCGTGACGGTCCGCTTCGGCTCCAAGGTTCCGGGCACCTCCATGGAGGTCCGGGACGTCACGATGGACTTCGCCTACGGCGAGTCCTTCACGGAGTCGAGCCCCGAGGCGTACGAGCGGCTCATCCTCGACGTGCTCCTCGGCGACGCGAACCTCTTCCCTCGTCACCAGGAGGTCGAGCTCTCCTGGAACATCCTCGACCCGATCGAGGAGTACTGGGACAAGCACGGCAAGCCCGCGCAGTACCCGGCGGGCACCTGGGGTCCGGTCGAGGCGGACGAGATGCTCGCACGAGACGGACGGAGCTGGCGCCGGCCATGA
- the opcA gene encoding glucose-6-phosphate dehydrogenase assembly protein OpcA, with protein sequence MKIDLTETNSSKINAALVQARRDIGTPAIGMVLTLVIVTDEENAYDALKSANDASHEHPSRIVVVVKRVSRSPRSRQVARLDAELRVGADSGTGETVVLRLHGELVDHAQSVVLPLLLPDAPVVVWWPDGAPSDLAGDPLGALGQRRITDTYATEDPVGALGGRAAAYAPGDTDLSWTRITPWRSMLAAALDQQNLSVSSATVEGEADNPSCELLAMWLADRLQVPVKRTLSSGPGLTAVRLETKDGAIVLDRADGALATLCMPGQPDRAVALKRRDTAELLAEELRRLDPDNTYEASLKFGVSKLDSSTPAEAEAPAKTEAPAKAEAPKPAAKPAKKAAAK encoded by the coding sequence ATGAAGATCGACCTGACGGAGACCAACTCCAGCAAGATCAACGCCGCGTTGGTGCAGGCGCGCCGGGACATCGGCACGCCGGCCATCGGCATGGTCCTCACGCTGGTGATCGTGACCGACGAGGAGAACGCGTACGACGCGCTCAAGTCGGCGAACGACGCGTCCCACGAACACCCCTCGCGGATCGTCGTCGTCGTCAAGCGGGTCAGCCGCTCGCCGCGCAGCCGCCAGGTGGCCCGTCTCGACGCGGAACTCCGCGTCGGGGCGGACTCCGGCACCGGCGAGACGGTCGTGCTCCGCCTTCACGGCGAACTGGTCGACCACGCCCAGTCGGTGGTTCTCCCTCTTCTGCTGCCGGACGCCCCCGTGGTGGTCTGGTGGCCGGACGGCGCCCCCTCGGACCTGGCGGGCGACCCGCTGGGTGCGCTGGGCCAGCGCCGGATCACGGACACGTACGCCACCGAGGACCCCGTCGGGGCCCTCGGCGGGCGGGCCGCGGCGTACGCGCCCGGGGACACGGACCTGTCGTGGACCCGGATCACGCCGTGGCGCTCCATGCTGGCGGCCGCGCTGGACCAGCAGAACCTGTCGGTGTCCTCGGCGACCGTCGAGGGCGAGGCCGACAACCCGAGTTGCGAGCTGCTGGCCATGTGGCTGGCGGACCGGCTCCAGGTCCCCGTCAAGCGCACGCTGTCGTCGGGCCCCGGCCTGACGGCGGTGCGGCTGGAGACCAAGGACGGGGCGATCGTCCTGGACCGGGCGGACGGGGCGCTGGCCACGCTGTGCATGCCGGGGCAGCCCGACCGTGCGGTGGCGCTCAAGCGCCGCGACACGGCCGAGCTCCTGGCGGAGGAGCTGCGCCGGCTGGACCCGGACAACACGTACGAGGCTTCGCTGAAGTTCGGCGTGTCGAAGCTGGACTCGTCCACACCGGCCGAGGCCGAGGCCCCGGCCAAGACCGAGGCGCCGGCCAAGGCCGAGGCCCCGAAGCCGGCGGCCAAGCCGGCGAAGAAGGCCGCGGCCAAGTAA
- the pgl gene encoding 6-phosphogluconolactonase, translated as MTTPQVVVHRDKELMAQATAARLITKIVDAQTARGTASVVLTGGRNGNGLLAALAAAPARDAVDWSRLDLWWGDERYVPADDPERNHTQARAALLDSVPVDPARVHVMPASDGPYGNDVDAAAAAYAAELATAAGPEDHGPVPRFDVLMLGVGPDTHVASLFPEHPATRETERTVVGVHGAPKPPPTRISLTLPAIRAAREVWLLAAGEDKAGAVSIALGGTGEVQAPAAAAYGRSRTLWLLDRAAAAKLPSGMYPPAS; from the coding sequence ATGACGACTCCCCAGGTCGTCGTCCACCGGGACAAGGAGCTGATGGCCCAGGCCACGGCGGCCCGGCTCATCACGAAGATCGTGGACGCGCAGACGGCCCGCGGCACCGCGTCCGTCGTCCTCACCGGCGGCCGCAACGGCAACGGCCTCCTCGCGGCGCTCGCCGCCGCCCCGGCCCGGGACGCGGTCGACTGGTCGCGCCTCGACCTGTGGTGGGGCGACGAGCGTTACGTCCCCGCCGACGACCCCGAGCGCAACCACACCCAGGCCCGTGCGGCCCTCCTGGACTCCGTCCCGGTGGATCCCGCCCGGGTACACGTCATGCCGGCCTCCGACGGCCCGTACGGGAACGACGTGGACGCCGCCGCGGCGGCCTACGCGGCCGAGCTGGCGACGGCGGCCGGGCCGGAGGACCACGGCCCGGTCCCCCGCTTCGACGTGCTGATGCTGGGCGTCGGCCCCGACACCCACGTGGCCTCGCTCTTCCCGGAACACCCGGCGACCCGTGAGACCGAACGCACGGTGGTCGGCGTCCACGGCGCCCCGAAGCCCCCGCCCACCCGGATCTCCCTGACGCTCCCGGCGATCCGGGCCGCCCGTGAGGTCTGGCTCCTCGCGGCGGGCGAGGACAAGGCCGGCGCGGTGTCCATCGCCCTCGGCGGCACCGGGGAGGTCCAGGCCCCGGCGGCGGCCGCCTACGGCCGCTCCCGCACCCTGTGGCTCCTGGACCGCGCGGCAGCCGCGAAGCTCCCCTCCGGGATGTACCCGCCGGCCTCCTGA
- the pgi gene encoding glucose-6-phosphate isomerase, with protein MNADSRTKLNRTPEWLALGKHREELGQTHLRELFEENPGRGVGYTLRAGDLHIDYSKHLVTDETLTRLRELAAATGVAGLREAMFRGEKINVTEGRAVLHTALRAPADAVVEVDGENVVPEVHAVLDKMAAFSGQVRSGQWTGFTGKRIRNVVNIGIGGSDLGPAMAYEALRAFADRDLTVRFVSNVDGADLHEAVRDLDPAETLFIIASKTFTTIETITNATSAREWLLAGLGGDTAAVARHFVALSTNAEKVTGFGIDPANMFGFWDWVGGRYSFDSAIGLSLMIAIGPDAFRELLGGFHTMDRHFRTAPPEENAPLLLGLLGIWYGNFFDAQSHAVLPYSHYLSRFTAYLQQLDMESNGKSVDREGSPVEWQTGPVVWGTPGTNGQHAYYQLIHQGTKMIPADFIGFARPVAELGPSLAAQHDLLMANFFAQTQALAFGKTADEVRAEGAAESLVPHKTFHGNHPTTTILAAELTPAVLGQLIALYEHKVFVQGAVWNIDSFDQWGVELGKVLAKRVEPALTEGADVPGLDASTKALVAAYRELGGRG; from the coding sequence ATGAACGCAGACAGCCGTACGAAGCTCAACCGGACGCCGGAGTGGCTCGCACTCGGCAAGCACCGGGAGGAGCTCGGGCAGACGCATCTGCGGGAGCTGTTCGAGGAGAATCCGGGCCGCGGCGTCGGCTACACCCTGCGCGCCGGGGACCTGCACATCGACTACTCGAAGCACCTCGTGACCGACGAGACGCTGACGCGCTTGCGCGAACTGGCGGCGGCGACGGGCGTGGCCGGGCTGCGCGAGGCGATGTTCCGCGGCGAGAAGATCAACGTGACCGAAGGCCGGGCGGTCCTGCACACCGCCCTGCGCGCTCCGGCGGACGCCGTCGTCGAGGTGGACGGCGAGAACGTCGTCCCCGAGGTGCACGCCGTCCTCGACAAGATGGCGGCCTTCTCCGGCCAGGTCAGGTCGGGGCAGTGGACCGGCTTCACCGGAAAGCGCATCAGGAACGTCGTCAACATCGGCATCGGCGGCTCCGACCTGGGTCCCGCGATGGCCTACGAGGCGCTGCGCGCCTTCGCCGACCGCGATCTGACGGTGCGCTTCGTGTCCAACGTGGACGGCGCGGACCTGCACGAGGCCGTGCGCGACCTGGACCCGGCCGAGACGCTGTTCATCATCGCCTCCAAGACCTTCACCACCATCGAGACCATCACCAACGCCACTTCGGCCCGCGAATGGCTGCTGGCGGGGCTCGGCGGTGACACGGCGGCCGTGGCACGGCACTTCGTGGCGCTGTCGACCAACGCCGAGAAGGTGACCGGCTTCGGCATCGATCCGGCCAACATGTTCGGCTTCTGGGACTGGGTCGGCGGCCGCTACTCCTTCGACTCGGCCATCGGCCTCTCCCTGATGATCGCGATCGGCCCGGACGCCTTCCGCGAGCTGCTCGGCGGCTTCCACACCATGGACCGGCACTTCCGCACGGCGCCGCCGGAGGAGAACGCCCCGCTGCTGCTGGGGCTGTTGGGCATCTGGTACGGCAACTTCTTCGACGCGCAGTCGCACGCGGTGCTCCCGTACAGCCACTACCTCTCCCGCTTCACCGCCTACTTGCAGCAGCTGGACATGGAGTCCAACGGCAAGTCGGTGGACCGCGAGGGCAGTCCGGTGGAGTGGCAGACGGGTCCGGTGGTGTGGGGCACGCCCGGCACCAACGGGCAGCACGCCTACTACCAGCTGATCCACCAGGGGACGAAGATGATCCCCGCCGACTTCATCGGCTTCGCGCGCCCGGTGGCGGAGCTGGGACCCTCCCTCGCCGCCCAGCACGACCTGCTGATGGCGAACTTCTTCGCGCAGACCCAAGCACTGGCCTTCGGCAAGACGGCCGACGAGGTACGGGCGGAGGGCGCCGCCGAGTCGCTGGTCCCGCACAAGACCTTCCACGGGAACCACCCGACGACCACCATCCTGGCCGCCGAGCTCACCCCGGCGGTGCTGGGCCAGCTGATCGCGCTGTACGAGCACAAGGTGTTCGTCCAGGGCGCGGTGTGGAACATCGACTCCTTCGACCAGTGGGGCGTGGAGCTCGGCAAGGTCCTCGCCAAGCGGGTCGAGCCCGCGCTGACGGAGGGCGCGGACGTACCGGGCCTGGACGCCTCGACGAAGGCCCTGGTGGCCGCCTACCGCGAGCTGGGCGGCCGCGGCTGA
- a CDS encoding RNA polymerase-binding protein RbpA, producing MGEAERGESAPRLRISFWCSNGHETQPSFASDAQVPDTWDCPRCGFPAGQDRDNPPAPPRTEPYKTHLAYVRERRTDADGEAILAEALAKLRGEI from the coding sequence ATGGGTGAGGCCGAGCGCGGCGAGTCCGCGCCCCGCCTGCGCATCTCCTTCTGGTGCTCGAACGGGCACGAGACGCAGCCGAGCTTCGCCAGCGACGCGCAGGTGCCGGACACCTGGGACTGCCCGCGCTGCGGGTTCCCGGCCGGCCAGGACCGGGACAACCCGCCGGCGCCGCCGCGTACCGAGCCGTACAAGACGCACCTGGCGTACGTACGGGAGCGGCGCACGGACGCCGACGGCGAGGCGATCCTCGCCGAGGCCCTCGCCAAACTGCGCGGCGAGATCTGA
- the secG gene encoding preprotein translocase subunit SecG: MGFSIALIVFSALLMLLVLMHKGKGGGLSDMFGGGMQSSVGGSSVAERNLDRITVVVGVLWFACIMALGLLSKSSS; encoded by the coding sequence ATGGGGTTCTCGATCGCCCTGATCGTCTTCAGCGCCCTGCTGATGCTGCTCGTGCTGATGCACAAGGGCAAGGGCGGCGGCCTTTCCGACATGTTCGGCGGCGGCATGCAGTCGTCCGTCGGTGGCTCGTCCGTGGCGGAGCGCAACCTGGACCGCATCACCGTCGTGGTCGGTGTGCTGTGGTTCGCCTGCATCATGGCGCTCGGCCTCCTGTCGAAGTCGAGCAGCTGA
- the tpiA gene encoding triose-phosphate isomerase, with protein MSNRTPLMAGNWKMNLNHLEAIAHTQKLAFALADKDYDAVEVAVLPPFVDLRSVQTLVEGDKLKIKFGAQDISGHDSGAYTGEISGSMLSKLKCTYVAVGHSERRQYHAETDELCNAKVKAAYRHGLTPILCVGEGLDIRKAGQQVEYTLKQVDGGLKDIPAEQVESIVIAYEPVWAIGTGEVATPEDAQEVCGAIRGRLAELYSQELADKVRIQYGGSVKSGNIAAIMAQPDVDGALIGGAALDADEFVKIVRFRDQ; from the coding sequence ATGAGCAACCGCACCCCGCTCATGGCGGGCAACTGGAAGATGAACCTCAACCACCTTGAGGCCATCGCCCACACCCAGAAGCTCGCCTTCGCGCTCGCCGACAAGGACTACGACGCCGTCGAGGTCGCGGTCCTGCCGCCCTTCGTCGACCTCCGCTCCGTCCAGACCCTGGTCGAGGGCGACAAGCTGAAGATCAAGTTCGGCGCCCAGGACATCTCCGGGCACGACTCCGGCGCCTACACCGGCGAGATCTCCGGCTCGATGCTCTCGAAGCTGAAGTGCACGTACGTGGCCGTCGGCCACAGCGAGCGCCGCCAGTACCACGCCGAGACCGACGAGCTCTGCAACGCCAAGGTCAAGGCCGCCTACCGCCACGGGCTCACCCCGATCCTGTGCGTCGGCGAGGGCTTGGACATCCGCAAGGCCGGCCAGCAGGTCGAGTACACGCTGAAGCAGGTCGACGGCGGCCTCAAGGACATCCCGGCCGAGCAGGTCGAGTCCATCGTGATCGCGTACGAGCCCGTGTGGGCCATCGGGACCGGCGAGGTCGCCACCCCCGAGGACGCCCAGGAGGTCTGCGGTGCGATCCGCGGCCGTCTCGCGGAGCTGTACTCGCAGGAGCTGGCCGACAAGGTCCGCATCCAGTACGGCGGCTCGGTGAAGTCCGGGAACATCGCGGCGATCATGGCCCAGCCCGACGTCGACGGCGCCCTGATCGGCGGCGCCGCACTGGACGCGGACGAGTTCGTCAAGATCGTCCGCTTCCGCGACCAGTGA
- a CDS encoding phosphoglycerate kinase: MKTIDELLAEGVKGKRVFVRADLNVPLAGGTITDDGRIRAVQPTIAKLAASGARVIVASHLGRPKGAPDPAFSLAPAAARLGELLGADVAFATDTVGDSAKETVAALVDGQVAVIENLRFNAGETAKDDAERGAFADQLAELADVYVGDGFGAVHRKHASVFDLPARLPHAAGSLIATEVGVLKKLTAEVKRPYIVILGGAKVSDKLAVIDELLGKADRILIGGGMAYTFLYAKGYEVGISLLQKDQVDTVKEYMARAEKSGVELVLPVDVLVSADFPDLKTKAPAVFETVDADKIPADKEGLDIGPKTRELYASKIADAETVFWNGPVGVFEHPDYAGGTRAIAQALVDSSAFTVVGGGDSAAAVRTLGFDENAFGHISTGGGASLEYLEGKTLPGIAALEV; encoded by the coding sequence ATGAAGACGATCGACGAACTGCTCGCCGAGGGCGTCAAGGGCAAGCGGGTCTTCGTCCGCGCGGACCTCAACGTCCCGCTGGCCGGGGGCACCATCACCGACGACGGCCGCATCCGCGCCGTCCAGCCCACGATCGCGAAGCTCGCCGCCTCCGGCGCCCGCGTCATCGTGGCCTCGCACCTGGGCCGCCCCAAGGGCGCCCCGGACCCGGCCTTCTCGCTGGCCCCGGCAGCCGCCCGGCTCGGCGAACTGCTCGGTGCGGACGTGGCGTTCGCCACCGACACCGTCGGCGACTCCGCCAAGGAGACCGTCGCCGCCCTCGTCGACGGCCAGGTCGCCGTCATCGAGAACCTGCGCTTCAACGCCGGTGAGACCGCGAAGGACGACGCCGAGCGCGGCGCCTTCGCGGACCAGCTCGCGGAGCTCGCCGACGTCTACGTCGGCGACGGCTTCGGTGCCGTCCACCGCAAGCACGCCTCGGTCTTCGACCTCCCCGCGCGCCTCCCGCACGCGGCCGGCTCCCTCATCGCCACCGAGGTCGGCGTCCTGAAGAAGCTGACGGCCGAGGTCAAGCGCCCGTACATCGTCATCCTCGGCGGCGCCAAGGTCTCCGACAAGCTCGCCGTCATCGACGAGCTGCTCGGCAAGGCCGACCGCATCCTGATCGGCGGCGGCATGGCGTACACCTTCCTCTACGCCAAGGGCTACGAGGTCGGCATCTCCCTGCTCCAGAAGGACCAGGTGGACACCGTCAAGGAGTACATGGCGCGCGCCGAGAAGAGCGGCGTCGAGCTGGTCCTCCCGGTCGACGTCCTGGTCTCCGCCGACTTCCCGGACCTGAAGACCAAGGCCCCGGCCGTCTTCGAGACCGTCGACGCGGACAAGATCCCCGCCGACAAGGAGGGTCTGGACATCGGTCCCAAGACCCGTGAGCTGTACGCGTCGAAGATCGCCGACGCCGAGACCGTCTTCTGGAACGGTCCCGTGGGCGTCTTCGAGCACCCCGACTACGCCGGAGGCACCCGCGCGATCGCGCAGGCCCTCGTCGACAGCAGCGCGTTCACCGTGGTCGGCGGCGGCGACTCCGCCGCGGCCGTGCGTACGCTCGGCTTCGACGAGAACGCTTTCGGCCACATCTCGACCGGTGGCGGCGCCTCCCTCGAATACCTCGAGGGCAAGACGCTCCCCGGCATCGCCGCACTGGAGGTCTGA
- the gap gene encoding type I glyceraldehyde-3-phosphate dehydrogenase, with amino-acid sequence MTIRVGINGFGRIGRNYFRALLEQGADIEIVGVNDLTDNATLVHLLKYDTILGRLKHEVSHTADTITVGGNTFKTFAERDPANLPWGELGADIVIESTGIFTKKADAAKHIAAGAKKVLISAPAKDEDITIVMGVNQDKYDAANHHVISNASCTTNCVAPMAKVLDENFGIVKGMMTTVHAYTNDQRILDFPHSDLRRARAAAENIIPTSTGAAKATALVLPQLKGKLDGIAMRVPVPTGSVTDLVLELSRETTVEEINAAFQKAAEGQLKGILDYTEDAIVSSDIVNWPASCTFDSSLTMVQEGTQVKVVGWYDNEWGYSNRLVDLTVFVGGQL; translated from the coding sequence GTGACGATCCGCGTAGGCATCAACGGTTTTGGCCGAATTGGCCGCAACTACTTCCGGGCGCTCCTTGAGCAGGGAGCGGACATCGAGATCGTCGGTGTCAACGACCTGACTGACAACGCCACCCTGGTGCACCTGCTCAAGTACGACACGATCCTGGGCCGCCTCAAGCACGAGGTCTCCCACACCGCCGACACCATCACGGTCGGCGGCAACACCTTCAAGACCTTCGCCGAGCGTGACCCCGCGAACCTCCCCTGGGGTGAGCTGGGCGCCGACATCGTCATCGAGTCGACCGGCATCTTCACCAAGAAGGCCGACGCCGCCAAGCACATCGCGGCCGGCGCGAAGAAGGTCCTCATCTCGGCTCCGGCCAAGGACGAGGACATCACGATCGTGATGGGCGTCAACCAGGACAAGTACGACGCGGCCAACCACCACGTCATCTCCAACGCCTCCTGCACCACCAACTGCGTGGCGCCGATGGCCAAGGTCCTCGACGAGAACTTCGGCATCGTCAAGGGCATGATGACGACGGTCCACGCGTACACGAACGACCAGCGCATCCTGGACTTCCCGCACTCGGACCTGCGCCGCGCCCGCGCCGCCGCCGAGAACATCATCCCGACCTCGACCGGTGCCGCCAAGGCCACCGCGCTGGTCCTCCCGCAGCTCAAGGGCAAGCTGGACGGCATCGCCATGCGCGTCCCGGTCCCGACCGGCTCGGTCACGGACCTGGTCCTGGAGCTCTCCCGCGAGACCACCGTGGAAGAGATCAACGCCGCCTTCCAGAAGGCCGCGGAGGGCCAGCTCAAGGGCATCCTCGACTACACCGAGGACGCGATCGTCTCTTCCGACATCGTGAACTGGCCCGCGTCCTGCACCTTCGACTCCTCCCTGACGATGGTCCAGGAAGGGACGCAGGTTAAGGTCGTCGGCTGGTACGACAACGAGTGGGGCTACTCCAACCGTCTCGTCGACCTCACGGTCTTCGTCGGTGGCCAGCTCTAA